In Pseudomonas sp. Leaf58, one DNA window encodes the following:
- the cobO gene encoding cob(I)yrinic acid a,c-diamide adenosyltransferase, which yields MSETTERDERHLARMQRKKAIIDERIANSPNECGLLLVLTGNGKGKSSSAFGMLARALGHGMQCGVVQFIKGRNSTGEELFFRRFPEQVRYHVMGEGFTWETQDRQRDIAAAEAAWAVSRQLLQDPSVQFVVLDELNIALKHGYLDLDQVLSDIQARPPMQHVIVTGRAAKPEMIELADTVTEMGMLKHAFQAGIRAQKGVEL from the coding sequence ATGAGCGAAACCACCGAACGCGACGAACGCCACCTGGCGCGCATGCAGCGCAAGAAGGCGATCATCGACGAACGCATCGCCAATTCCCCTAACGAATGCGGCCTGCTGCTGGTGCTGACCGGCAATGGCAAGGGCAAGAGCAGCTCGGCCTTCGGCATGCTCGCGCGGGCCTTGGGCCATGGCATGCAGTGCGGTGTGGTGCAGTTCATCAAAGGCCGCAACAGCACCGGCGAAGAGCTGTTTTTCCGCCGCTTCCCAGAACAGGTGCGCTACCACGTGATGGGCGAGGGCTTTACCTGGGAAACCCAGGACCGCCAGCGGGACATCGCTGCCGCCGAAGCAGCCTGGGCGGTGTCGCGCCAGCTGCTGCAAGACCCGAGCGTGCAGTTCGTGGTGCTGGATGAGCTGAACATCGCCCTTAAGCACGGTTACCTCGACCTTGACCAGGTGTTGTCCGACATCCAGGCCCGCCCACCGATGCAGCACGTGATCGTTACCGGTCGTGCGGCCAAGCCAGAGATGATCGAGCTGGCCGATACGGTGACCGAGATGGGCATGCTCAAGCATGCCTTCCAGGCGGGCATCCGCGCACAGAAGGGCGTCGAACTGTGA